Below is a genomic region from Spirochaetales bacterium.
GAACAGCTAAGAAATCTCCTTCCTCATCGTATCGATCCGAAGCTGATTACCGAAGAAAAATCCTGACGGGTTGAAATTGACGGTTACATCGTTCCGTGTATATATAACGTTTTCACCATAGCGTTAGTAGAGGTGAAAATGTGGCGGAGCCCGAAGTGACCAACGGGAACGGAGTATATATACGCTGTTGTACGCCGCTTTATCATGGTTAATAAGCATCTTTTCTTAGATCTATTGCAACTATAAATACTATTTTTTCTTTCTCATCTATTTCATAGAACATACGAAAATTGCCAATTCGATATCGCCATGTTTCTGGAGAATAGTTTCTCAATTTTTTTATATTATTACCATAATATGGATTTTCAGAAAGCTGCTTATAAACATAATTACTTATTTTCTTACTAATTTTATTTTGTATATTTTCACTAATTTCTAAAAGATTATGTAAATATTGGTCTGTTTCAAATATTTTATACTTTGGCAAAACGCCCTCTTTTCTTTCGGGCATCTTCACTTCCCTTTTTAAGGCGTTTTAACAATGATTCATTAGTTAATATCTCTTGCATTTCAAAATCATCGATGAGATCAATTTCTTCTATATATCTTAATGCTGCAGTTTCTATAAAATTTGATAGAGTTCTATTCTCTTCCTCAGCATGCGATTTTAACCTATTAAAAAGCTCATCATTTATACGTAAAGTTACTGTTTTGGACATAAATCACCTCTGAATACAGGATAATATTTTTGAATACATTTGTCAAGCTATTAATACATTTTATTCATAATGGCCAAATTGAGTACAACGGGATGGCGGGGTGGCGAAGCTGGCCGGAGTGCAATTTCGTCAACCCGCATGATGGGCGTGTGGCGCTTCGCCACCGCCCGTCATGCGGGCTTGCCCGCCGCCCCGATGAGCAAAATGGAGCGAAGCGAAATTTTGCTCATCTTCTTCATATACGAACATGCTTCGCATATCCATACAATCCGGATGTATATCC
It encodes:
- a CDS encoding type II toxin-antitoxin system RelE/ParE family toxin, with amino-acid sequence MPKYKIFETDQYLHNLLEISENIQNKISKKISNYVYKQLSENPYYGNNIKKLRNYSPETWRYRIGNFRMFYEIDEKEKIVFIVAIDLRKDAY
- a CDS encoding CopG family transcriptional regulator gives rise to the protein MSKTVTLRINDELFNRLKSHAEEENRTLSNFIETAALRYIEEIDLIDDFEMQEILTNESLLKRLKKGSEDARKKRGRFAKV